The following proteins are encoded in a genomic region of Coffea eugenioides isolate CCC68of chromosome 6, Ceug_1.0, whole genome shotgun sequence:
- the LOC113772919 gene encoding probable LRR receptor-like serine/threonine-protein kinase At3g47570, protein MEIFSRMRPSDETFSGDLSLKSWVEDSLPDALQVVDANLIRPEDEHFTDKLKCVTLIMKLALNCCTECPRERISMKDVLAELIKIKHQFQFLMTHTVRS, encoded by the exons ATGGAAATTTTTTCAAGGATGAGGCCTAGTGATGAAACGTTTTCAGGAGATTTAAGCCTTAAAAGCTGGGTAGAAGATTCTCTTCCTGATGCACTTCAGGTCGTTGATGCAAACTTAATTAGGCCAGAGGATGAGCATTTCACTGACAAGCTGAAGTGTGTTACATTGATTATGAAATTGGCTTTGAACTGCTGTACAGAATGTCCAAGAGAAAGGATCAGTATGAAAGATGTTTTAGCAGAACTAATAAAGATCAAGCATCAATTTCAATTTCTGATGACA CATACTGTCAGGTCTTGA